From Chthonomonas sp., the proteins below share one genomic window:
- a CDS encoding ABC transporter permease subunit: MIGYIFSSSFRELMRPRRVAPWILAIVLIAMIGAFTATQMRGTPIRDAYGSISSLFIFRLVALMSSVFSVAVVAQEVEQKTIVYLLTRPVDRRTMLIGRALASAATVGALSSLAVIVFRLLVMRNSPQLWSGVGAELLAVNLGAFAYAGLFVFISLLANKATTICLLYAFGFETFTGVTPGSLQYGSIFAHMNGIAQHPSLSSGGVLSGLSGQSNNNPILPGVAIPVLLIVGAAGLSIAAYWFYVFEFLPREDAE, translated from the coding sequence ATGATCGGCTACATCTTTAGCAGTAGTTTCCGCGAGTTGATGCGGCCTCGGCGCGTAGCGCCGTGGATTTTGGCGATCGTCCTGATTGCCATGATCGGCGCGTTCACCGCCACGCAAATGCGCGGCACGCCCATCCGGGATGCGTATGGCTCGATCTCCTCGCTGTTCATTTTTCGGCTTGTCGCGCTCATGAGCAGCGTGTTCAGCGTCGCGGTGGTGGCGCAAGAAGTCGAGCAAAAGACGATTGTGTATTTGCTGACCCGGCCCGTGGATCGGCGGACGATGCTGATCGGGCGCGCGCTGGCGAGTGCGGCCACGGTCGGCGCGCTGTCCTCGCTCGCGGTCATCGTGTTCCGCCTGCTTGTGATGCGCAATTCGCCGCAATTGTGGTCGGGTGTGGGCGCGGAGCTGCTCGCCGTGAACCTCGGCGCGTTTGCCTACGCCGGGCTGTTTGTGTTCATTTCGCTGCTCGCCAACAAGGCGACCACGATTTGCTTGCTCTACGCGTTCGGGTTCGAAACCTTCACCGGCGTTACGCCGGGCTCGCTGCAGTACGGCTCGATTTTCGCGCACATGAACGGCATCGCGCAGCATCCCTCGCTCAGCAGTGGCGGCGTGCTCAGCGGCCTGAGCGGCCAGTCGAACAACAACCCGATCTTGCCCGGCGTAGCGATTCCGGTGCTGCTGATTGTTGGCGCGGCCGGGCTCAGCATCGCCGCGTACTGGTTCTACGTGTTCGAGTTTCTGCCGCGCGAGGACGCCGAGTGA
- a CDS encoding ABC transporter ATP-binding protein, producing the protein MITFESASRWYGQVIGMNDVTCTIPSGVTALLGMNGAGKTTMLRLITGQLRPTTGRVLVEGMEPFANPDVYRLLGYCPEIDNFYETMTGTQFVTHLARLAGYDAAEARRRAAMMIERVGMAERADRKIKGYSKGMRQRIKLAQAMVHDPRAILLDEPLNGLDPVGRREFMDLLHSFAQEGRTILVSSHILFEVEQMTSNIVLLHRGRLLANGNIRVIRDLIDRFPHRISIHTPAPDQVASLLAQQAFTISVRKTRDGVEVETRQPDQFYEFIPQVALDHQLPIVGFSSPDNNLESVFRYLVTT; encoded by the coding sequence ATGATTACCTTCGAGTCGGCGAGTCGCTGGTACGGGCAGGTTATCGGCATGAACGATGTCACCTGCACGATCCCGAGCGGAGTCACGGCGTTGCTCGGCATGAATGGCGCGGGCAAAACTACGATGCTGCGGCTGATCACCGGGCAACTTCGGCCAACCACTGGTCGCGTGCTCGTCGAAGGTATGGAGCCGTTTGCCAACCCCGATGTCTACCGCCTGCTAGGTTATTGCCCCGAGATTGACAACTTCTACGAAACCATGACTGGCACGCAGTTTGTCACGCACCTCGCGCGGCTGGCCGGTTACGACGCGGCGGAGGCTCGTCGTCGAGCGGCGATGATGATCGAACGCGTGGGCATGGCCGAGCGCGCCGACCGCAAGATCAAGGGCTACAGCAAGGGCATGCGGCAGCGCATCAAACTCGCGCAGGCCATGGTGCACGACCCCAGGGCGATTCTGCTCGACGAGCCGCTCAACGGCCTCGACCCCGTGGGCCGACGCGAATTTATGGACTTGCTCCACAGCTTTGCGCAAGAGGGCCGCACGATTTTGGTGAGTAGCCACATTCTGTTTGAGGTCGAGCAGATGACCTCGAACATCGTGCTCTTGCATCGCGGAAGGTTGCTGGCGAATGGCAATATCCGCGTGATCCGCGATTTGATCGACCGGTTTCCGCACCGGATTTCGATCCACACTCCGGCGCCCGACCAAGTCGCCAGTTTGCTGGCGCAGCAGGCTTTCACGATCTCCGTGCGCAAAACGCGCGACGGCGTGGAAGTCGAGACTCGCCAACCCGACCAGTTCTATGAGTTCATTCCGCAGGTCGCGCTTGATCATCAATTGCCGATCGTCGGCTTTAGCAGCCCCGACAACAACTTGGAATCCGTGTTCCGCTACCTGGTGACGACATGA
- a CDS encoding prepilin-type N-terminal cleavage/methylation domain-containing protein, which translates to MKHAFTLIELLVVIAIIAILAAILFPVFARAKSAAIDTSCLSNIRQLGLAWQLYANDSDDTACLSYIYNGSREIAWDFDTDYATGEVKGGLLHPYHKDQRIHACPRFRGESWGRPTTGYGYNTSYVGGEEFAGKPPAILSNLDPATIVFADCGFGSPVKGSNFLRAPSDPFFAGGKGDFRHAGKAATLEASGRAVFVKVRYLAEQSEPTLGALGPNDRQYGGEN; encoded by the coding sequence ATGAAACACGCATTTACTCTTATTGAGCTTCTGGTCGTCATCGCGATCATCGCCATCCTCGCCGCGATCTTGTTCCCGGTGTTCGCCCGCGCCAAGTCCGCCGCCATTGATACGAGTTGCCTCAGCAACATCCGTCAACTCGGCCTCGCCTGGCAACTGTACGCCAACGACTCCGACGACACGGCGTGCCTCTCGTACATCTACAACGGCTCGCGGGAGATCGCGTGGGATTTCGACACCGACTACGCGACCGGCGAGGTGAAAGGCGGGCTCCTGCACCCCTATCACAAGGATCAGCGCATCCACGCGTGCCCGCGGTTTCGCGGCGAATCGTGGGGTCGCCCGACGACCGGCTACGGCTACAACACGTCGTATGTTGGCGGCGAGGAGTTCGCCGGCAAGCCGCCTGCAATCCTCTCGAACCTCGATCCGGCGACGATCGTGTTCGCCGACTGCGGATTCGGATCGCCGGTGAAGGGCTCTAACTTCCTGCGCGCGCCGAGCGACCCGTTCTTTGCCGGCGGCAAAGGCGACTTTCGTCACGCGGGCAAGGCGGCAACCTTGGAGGCGAGTGGGCGCGCGGTGTTTGTGAAGGTGCGGTACCTGGCCGAACAATCTGAGCCCACCTTGGGCGCGTTGGGCCCCAATGATCGGCAATATGGCGGCGAAAACTAA
- a CDS encoding DNA-binding transcriptional regulator, translating to MAKTYRSSAMVSAHQTADDLAEIGLISKQTMREFDDACLTTIGVLSAEEIRDIRLKAQVSQAVFAMYLNVSVGVVSKWERGEKHPSGTALKLLTVVREKGLEAIA from the coding sequence ATGGCGAAGACTTATCGGTCAAGTGCAATGGTGTCGGCGCATCAAACCGCCGACGACCTGGCCGAGATCGGCCTGATCAGCAAGCAGACGATGCGAGAATTTGATGACGCCTGTCTCACAACGATCGGTGTTCTGAGCGCTGAGGAGATTCGCGACATCCGGCTTAAGGCTCAAGTCAGCCAAGCGGTTTTTGCCATGTATCTCAATGTTTCGGTTGGCGTGGTCAGCAAGTGGGAGCGTGGAGAAAAGCACCCGTCGGGCACCGCGCTCAAGCTACTCACGGTCGTGCGAGAGAAGGGCCTTGAAGCCATCGCCTAG
- a CDS encoding DUF1343 domain-containing protein: MTRIGAEIWAADGFAALRGKRVGLVMNQASMLSDFTSTLDAMLAAKVDLRTVFGPQHGLWGHTQDNMIEWEGEGETGSGFRILSLYGEHREPTDAMLAGLDVLVVDLPDVGARYYTFIWTLALCMRACSRVGLPVVVLDRPNPIGGEVVEGPRMRPEMESFVGLFPIVARHGMTIGEIARWLQATQFPKCELSVVEMEGWTRNMHWPQTGRPWAMPSPNMPTYETALVYSGMCLFEGTKMSEGRGTTRPFEILGAPGVDGARLAALLNAEQFPGVVFRPYSFEPTFQKHARQICGGVHWHVTDPFALESVEVTFVMLQLLWRHWPDVAIHQDPPYEYVWDRRPLDLLTGDPALTAWIEEGGPREELEDRLDADASAWRAERQPHLLYG; this comes from the coding sequence GTGACGCGGATTGGGGCCGAGATTTGGGCGGCCGATGGTTTCGCCGCTCTTCGCGGCAAGCGAGTTGGCTTGGTGATGAACCAAGCCAGCATGCTTTCGGACTTCACCTCGACGCTGGATGCGATGCTCGCCGCCAAGGTGGACCTACGCACGGTTTTCGGCCCGCAGCACGGCCTTTGGGGGCACACCCAAGACAACATGATCGAGTGGGAGGGCGAGGGCGAAACCGGTTCGGGATTCCGCATTCTTTCGCTGTACGGGGAGCACCGCGAGCCGACCGATGCGATGCTGGCCGGGCTCGATGTGTTGGTGGTGGATCTTCCGGATGTCGGCGCGCGCTACTACACGTTCATTTGGACGCTGGCCCTGTGCATGCGGGCCTGTAGCCGCGTGGGGTTGCCGGTGGTGGTGCTCGATCGCCCGAATCCGATTGGCGGCGAGGTGGTCGAGGGTCCGCGCATGCGGCCCGAAATGGAAAGTTTCGTCGGGCTGTTTCCGATTGTCGCCCGCCACGGCATGACGATCGGCGAGATCGCGCGCTGGCTCCAGGCGACCCAGTTTCCGAAGTGCGAGCTCTCGGTGGTCGAGATGGAGGGCTGGACTCGCAACATGCATTGGCCGCAAACCGGTCGTCCGTGGGCCATGCCCAGCCCCAACATGCCGACCTACGAAACCGCGCTCGTCTACTCCGGCATGTGCCTTTTTGAGGGCACGAAAATGAGTGAGGGTCGCGGCACGACGCGCCCGTTTGAGATTCTTGGCGCGCCCGGCGTGGACGGCGCGCGACTCGCCGCGCTCCTCAACGCCGAGCAATTCCCGGGCGTGGTGTTCCGTCCGTACTCGTTTGAGCCCACGTTCCAAAAGCACGCGCGGCAGATTTGTGGCGGCGTGCATTGGCACGTCACCGACCCGTTCGCGCTCGAATCGGTGGAGGTGACGTTCGTAATGCTGCAGTTGCTGTGGCGGCACTGGCCGGATGTAGCGATCCACCAAGACCCGCCCTACGAGTATGTGTGGGATCGTCGCCCGCTCGATCTGCTCACCGGCGACCCAGCGCTCACGGCGTGGATCGAGGAAGGTGGTCCGCGGGAGGAATTGGAAGATCGGCTGGACGCGGACGCGTCGGCCTGGCGCGCGGAGCGGCAGCCGCACTTGTTGTACGGCTAG
- the purE gene encoding 5-(carboxyamino)imidazole ribonucleotide mutase, giving the protein MKPIVGIIMGSESDLPTMQAAADALAEFGVPYEIDVVSAHRTPRKMVDYAESARDRGLKVIIAGAGGAAHLPGMVAALTTLPVIGVPVQSKAMSGMDSLYSIVQMPAGIPVATVAIGNARNAGLLACQILAVADADLAAKLDTFRADQRRLVEEQSARVRPQG; this is encoded by the coding sequence TTGAAGCCGATCGTCGGCATTATCATGGGCAGCGAAAGCGACTTGCCCACCATGCAAGCCGCGGCCGATGCGCTGGCCGAGTTCGGCGTGCCGTACGAAATTGATGTCGTGAGTGCGCACCGCACCCCCCGCAAGATGGTGGATTACGCCGAAAGTGCTCGCGACCGCGGCCTCAAGGTCATCATTGCGGGCGCCGGCGGCGCCGCCCATTTGCCGGGCATGGTCGCCGCGCTCACCACGCTCCCGGTGATTGGCGTGCCGGTGCAAAGCAAGGCCATGAGCGGGATGGATTCGCTCTACAGCATCGTGCAGATGCCGGCGGGAATTCCGGTGGCAACCGTGGCCATTGGCAACGCCCGCAACGCGGGGTTGCTCGCGTGCCAAATTTTGGCCGTCGCCGATGCGGATTTAGCCGCAAAGCTCGACACCTTCCGCGCTGACCAGCGTCGGCTGGTGGAAGAGCAGTCCGCTCGCGTTCGCCCGCAAGGGTAA
- a CDS encoding S-layer homology domain-containing protein has translation MFKVALLAVVGAMTVVPALAQDNFPDVPENHWAFEAVENLKREGILVGYPDGRVRGSRFMTRYEFAVALNAAYKKLMSMNSGLADQIEEMKKMVGTGSDGDLKAQLSDLQKQLAAMKSWGDDIAAMKKMAGTFEKELASLGVDVEAMKKDLEAMKGGRSTPMMGMPISISGEANVIVYAGNSRDGLKHMTKDGHIVGQAATGGASVGLTKDTNIYHDVAVSLGGTNSEGPKWNATLVFGNLLSGVGSQSLRNGGTFSDNVSGDVHVQDLSVSFNESLLGLGFSAEVGRVGFMVSPYMFKKGNTLPYSNVSYYNDGMYRLDGAKVGFGFGENTKLMVVAGKNSNRNTTNGADLNAIPFGAGKVDGTLAIVADIKVNDMLSGKAAYLFHDTETPGAPNRLNVYGVDGTIKIGGFGINGGYSESQFSTNTNNVGARGKAAYANTSYSVNDKVGIGVEYRRVNPNYVAAGDWRRIGTFWNPTNIETWTGMLDVKLNDTMSLSYMGEFGDLNYNGPTTDIVSHVAKLNYKLGDNWKVMLGYEDVKVDFAPTSLSQKWASLGFGYNLGTNAMLDFAYEFGEARNPVTWGTGATGTYKGGFLSSQLRIKF, from the coding sequence ATGTTCAAGGTTGCTCTTCTTGCTGTGGTTGGCGCGATGACCGTCGTTCCGGCCCTGGCTCAAGACAACTTCCCGGATGTTCCGGAAAATCACTGGGCTTTTGAAGCCGTTGAAAACCTGAAGCGAGAAGGCATTCTCGTTGGTTACCCGGATGGCCGCGTTCGCGGCAGCCGCTTCATGACTCGCTACGAGTTCGCCGTTGCTCTCAACGCTGCGTACAAGAAGCTGATGTCGATGAACAGCGGTCTGGCTGATCAAATCGAAGAAATGAAGAAGATGGTCGGCACCGGTAGCGATGGCGATCTGAAGGCTCAACTCAGCGACCTTCAAAAGCAGCTTGCTGCAATGAAGAGCTGGGGCGACGATATCGCCGCCATGAAGAAGATGGCTGGCACCTTCGAAAAGGAACTCGCATCGCTCGGCGTTGACGTCGAAGCCATGAAGAAGGACCTGGAAGCCATGAAGGGCGGTCGCTCGACCCCCATGATGGGCATGCCGATCAGCATCAGTGGCGAAGCCAACGTGATCGTTTACGCTGGTAACAGCCGCGACGGTCTGAAGCACATGACCAAGGATGGACACATCGTCGGTCAAGCTGCTACGGGCGGCGCCTCGGTCGGTCTGACCAAGGACACCAACATCTACCACGACGTCGCAGTGAGCCTCGGTGGCACCAACAGCGAAGGTCCGAAGTGGAATGCAACGCTCGTGTTTGGCAACCTGCTCTCGGGCGTCGGTAGCCAAAGCCTCCGCAACGGCGGTACCTTCAGTGACAACGTGAGCGGCGACGTTCATGTTCAAGATCTGTCGGTGAGCTTCAACGAATCGCTGCTGGGCCTCGGCTTCAGCGCCGAAGTTGGTCGCGTTGGCTTCATGGTCTCGCCCTATATGTTCAAGAAGGGCAACACCCTTCCGTACAGCAACGTGTCGTACTACAACGACGGCATGTACCGCTTGGACGGTGCTAAGGTTGGCTTCGGCTTCGGTGAAAACACCAAGCTGATGGTCGTCGCTGGTAAGAACAGCAACCGCAACACCACCAACGGCGCTGACCTGAACGCCATCCCGTTTGGCGCAGGCAAGGTTGACGGAACCCTGGCCATCGTTGCTGACATCAAGGTCAACGACATGCTCAGCGGTAAGGCTGCCTACCTGTTCCACGATACGGAAACCCCCGGTGCTCCGAACCGACTCAACGTCTACGGCGTTGACGGTACGATCAAGATCGGTGGCTTCGGCATCAACGGCGGCTACAGCGAATCGCAATTCAGCACCAACACCAACAACGTTGGCGCTCGCGGTAAGGCTGCTTACGCAAACACCAGCTACAGCGTGAACGACAAGGTCGGCATCGGCGTGGAATACCGCCGCGTGAACCCGAACTACGTCGCCGCTGGTGACTGGCGCCGAATCGGTACCTTCTGGAACCCGACCAACATCGAAACTTGGACCGGTATGCTTGATGTCAAGCTGAACGACACCATGAGCCTCAGCTACATGGGCGAATTCGGCGACCTCAACTACAACGGCCCGACGACCGACATCGTTAGCCACGTTGCAAAGCTGAACTACAAGCTCGGCGATAACTGGAAGGTTATGCTCGGTTACGAAGACGTGAAGGTTGACTTCGCACCGACGTCGCTCTCGCAAAAGTGGGCTTCGCTCGGCTTCGGCTACAACCTCGGCACCAATGCCATGCTTGACTTCGCTTACGAATTTGGCGAAGCTCGCAACCCGGTAACTTGGGGCACGGGTGCCACCGGCACCTACAAGGGTGGCTTCCTTTCGAGCCAACTCCGCATCAAGTTCTAA
- a CDS encoding ABC transporter permease subunit, which yields MASEEHYLSPVADLTYRNYDGPLGSVKARWLAIALYQLKRSIKNRFLWVMAVGSGWYYFMMMIIFFFLEQVVGQGGEAGQRQFKEFLARINWRDQFLLGFSYSQLIYFILAWMLGAGAIANDNRSNALLVYLSKPCSKFDYVFGKWMGVFMPLFGLQMLATIFFWLYGGLSFNSYGFMSQAGVVILQMIPVHLMSAALLASVVIGISSLFNQGRVAGSTFAGVYLITNFFTQFVVMTILSQLRDGGSRLANVKPGLFTMYYCSLDGIQIGLAKILLGTDGSPAFGINSRLPNIPIPSTFLMVAAWLVICLIGIGIAWKKVQAVEVV from the coding sequence ATGGCGAGCGAAGAACACTATCTGTCCCCGGTCGCCGACCTCACCTATCGCAACTACGATGGGCCGCTCGGCTCGGTCAAGGCGCGTTGGCTGGCCATCGCCCTGTATCAACTCAAACGCAGCATCAAGAACCGCTTCCTGTGGGTCATGGCGGTCGGCTCGGGTTGGTACTACTTCATGATGATGATCATCTTCTTTTTCCTTGAGCAAGTTGTTGGTCAGGGAGGGGAAGCCGGTCAGCGGCAGTTCAAGGAGTTTCTCGCGCGCATCAATTGGCGGGACCAGTTTCTTCTTGGCTTCAGCTACAGCCAACTCATCTACTTCATCTTGGCGTGGATGCTCGGCGCGGGCGCGATTGCCAACGACAACCGCTCTAACGCGCTGCTCGTGTATCTGAGCAAGCCGTGCAGCAAGTTCGACTACGTATTCGGCAAGTGGATGGGCGTGTTTATGCCGCTCTTTGGCCTGCAGATGTTGGCGACCATCTTCTTTTGGCTCTACGGCGGGCTGAGCTTCAACTCGTATGGGTTCATGTCGCAGGCGGGTGTGGTGATCCTGCAGATGATCCCCGTTCACCTGATGAGCGCGGCGCTCCTGGCGAGCGTCGTCATTGGCATTTCGAGCCTGTTCAACCAAGGCCGGGTAGCGGGCTCGACCTTTGCCGGGGTCTATCTCATCACCAACTTCTTTACGCAGTTTGTGGTGATGACGATCTTGAGTCAGCTGCGAGACGGCGGTTCCCGCTTGGCCAACGTCAAACCGGGGCTATTCACCATGTACTACTGCTCGCTGGATGGAATTCAAATCGGCCTTGCGAAAATCCTGCTGGGCACGGATGGCTCCCCGGCGTTTGGGATCAATAGTCGCTTACCGAATATCCCGATACCGAGCACATTCCTCATGGTGGCGGCGTGGCTCGTTATCTGCCTCATTGGCATCGGCATCGCCTGGAAGAAGGTGCAAGCCGTGGAGGTGGTCTAA
- a CDS encoding DUF1003 domain-containing protein, giving the protein MDPFSSSPLYQANPRPAARNVNDQHDEAQTAGQRLADGISSLVGSWWFIGGQSLILTAWIVFNVRAGKPFDPFPFILLNLILSFQAAYTGPVVMMSQNRQAEKDRLVAHNDYEVNVTAGQEICMIMEHLKVQDKVMLELLTEIQELRAQVRPQA; this is encoded by the coding sequence GTGGACCCGTTCAGCTCTAGTCCGCTTTATCAGGCGAATCCGCGCCCGGCCGCCCGCAACGTCAACGACCAGCACGACGAGGCGCAGACGGCCGGCCAACGCCTGGCCGACGGCATCAGCTCACTGGTCGGCAGTTGGTGGTTTATCGGCGGCCAGAGCCTCATTCTCACCGCGTGGATCGTGTTCAACGTCCGCGCCGGCAAGCCGTTTGACCCCTTCCCCTTTATCCTTTTGAACCTGATTCTGAGCTTTCAGGCGGCGTACACCGGCCCGGTGGTGATGATGAGTCAGAATCGGCAAGCCGAGAAGGATCGCCTGGTGGCGCATAACGACTACGAGGTGAATGTGACCGCGGGCCAGGAAATCTGCATGATCATGGAGCACCTGAAGGTGCAGGACAAGGTGATGCTCGAACTGCTCACCGAGATTCAGGAGCTGCGCGCGCAGGTCCGCCCGCAAGCATAA
- a CDS encoding KpsF/GutQ family sugar-phosphate isomerase, which translates to MEVQTRMSSESISTLQRVLRQEANAIAHLADRLSTAFETAVDWMLAGTGRVICCGIGKSGHVARKTAGTLASTGTPSMFLHAAEAVHGDLGMVTSQDIVLLYTHSGETDELVKLFASLSMIGARTILITGRPDSSAGRLADLVLDTGVTEEACSNNLAPTTSTTVMMALSDALAVAVMEQRGFSREDFARFHPAGALGKRLLLTVRDVMRQGEDLALVVPATPLHDVMELITRAGSGGAIVVGEAGEMLGFISDGDLRRAILADAENLHREASLIMNGDVSVIDPELLAADALETFQNHPRKIGDMPVVERGRVVGMLSLKDLLRSGIF; encoded by the coding sequence ATGGAAGTTCAAACCCGCATGTCGAGCGAATCCATCTCCACGCTGCAACGCGTTTTGCGGCAAGAAGCCAACGCCATCGCCCACTTGGCCGATCGCCTTTCGACCGCGTTTGAAACCGCCGTGGATTGGATGCTCGCCGGCACGGGGCGGGTGATCTGTTGCGGCATCGGTAAGAGCGGGCATGTGGCGCGCAAAACCGCCGGAACCCTCGCCAGCACGGGCACGCCGAGCATGTTTTTGCACGCCGCCGAGGCGGTGCATGGCGATCTGGGCATGGTCACCTCGCAGGACATCGTGCTGCTCTACACGCACAGCGGCGAAACCGATGAGCTGGTCAAGCTGTTCGCCTCGCTCAGCATGATCGGGGCGCGCACCATTTTGATTACGGGCCGCCCGGATTCCAGCGCGGGCCGCCTCGCCGACTTGGTGCTCGATACCGGGGTGACCGAAGAAGCGTGCTCCAACAACTTGGCTCCGACCACGAGCACGACGGTGATGATGGCGCTCAGCGATGCGCTGGCCGTGGCGGTCATGGAACAGCGCGGATTCAGCCGGGAAGATTTCGCTCGATTCCACCCCGCAGGCGCGCTCGGCAAGCGTTTGCTGCTGACCGTGCGCGACGTGATGCGGCAAGGCGAAGACTTGGCGCTGGTCGTCCCGGCGACGCCGCTGCACGATGTCATGGAGCTCATCACGCGGGCTGGCTCAGGCGGCGCGATTGTGGTGGGCGAGGCGGGCGAGATGCTCGGCTTTATCTCCGATGGCGACCTGCGACGCGCGATTCTTGCGGACGCTGAGAATCTTCATCGCGAGGCCAGCCTGATCATGAACGGCGATGTGAGCGTGATTGACCCCGAGCTTTTGGCTGCCGATGCGCTGGAAACCTTCCAGAATCACCCGCGCAAAATCGGCGACATGCCGGTGGTGGAGCGAGGCCGCGTCGTCGGCATGCTCTCGCTCAAAGACCTCCTGCGGAGCGGAATCTTTTGA
- a CDS encoding sigma-70 family RNA polymerase sigma factor, which translates to MNQAGTFEPTAVRLVIPSFLAKRSRHRFEQALVEQLPTLYRVARRLTPSADDAEDLVSGAIQKALLNFESFDGRHLRSWLIAILRNELLTDIRYKRRHPTEEFPEEWEPPVGDGWSEISGRLEATSVLEALECIPESYRLVVHMFDVEEMTYQEIAEALDIPIGTVRSRLSRGRQMIRTKLTGRIEVNS; encoded by the coding sequence ATGAATCAAGCTGGTACATTCGAACCAACTGCCGTTCGCCTCGTGATTCCCTCCTTCCTTGCCAAACGCTCGCGCCACCGCTTTGAACAGGCCCTGGTCGAGCAGCTCCCGACGCTGTATCGGGTTGCGCGTCGCCTGACTCCCAGCGCCGACGACGCTGAGGATTTGGTGAGCGGCGCGATCCAAAAGGCGCTATTGAACTTTGAATCGTTCGATGGTCGCCACTTACGCAGTTGGCTGATTGCGATTTTGCGCAACGAACTGCTCACCGATATCCGCTACAAGCGACGCCACCCGACCGAGGAGTTTCCCGAAGAATGGGAGCCGCCCGTGGGCGATGGCTGGTCCGAGATTTCGGGTCGCCTCGAAGCCACATCCGTGCTCGAAGCGCTCGAATGCATCCCGGAATCCTATCGCCTGGTGGTGCACATGTTTGATGTTGAAGAAATGACTTATCAAGAGATTGCCGAAGCCCTGGATATTCCCATTGGCACCGTGCGCTCGCGCCTTTCCCGCGGACGCCAAATGATCCGCACCAAGCTCACCGGGCGCATCGAGGTGAATTCATGA
- a CDS encoding ABC transporter ATP-binding protein: MSLVEARNLTVQYRAFTALQNFSASIGPGCTGLLGPNGAGKTTFIKTMMGFIRPAVGSVTVLGLDSATESRKIRQAVGFMPEQDCHIPGISAVGFVAYAGELSGMPADQALRRAHEVLEYCGLGEARYRLVETYSTGMKQRIKLAQALIHGPKLLFLDEPTNGLDPRGREDMLELVRSISHGKDVNVIVSSHLLPDIERTCDQVVVVAKGELRAEGLISDLTRLEGAPLDIELKEASPGYVHALQEAGLQFIHALGSTVRVRGEGRPEETGRRVLEIARKAGVQVRGYQVATRSLEEAFLEVIR, encoded by the coding sequence ATGTCTTTGGTCGAAGCTCGCAACCTCACGGTCCAATACCGAGCGTTCACGGCCCTCCAAAACTTTAGCGCGAGCATTGGTCCCGGTTGTACGGGTCTGCTGGGGCCAAACGGGGCGGGCAAAACGACGTTCATCAAGACCATGATGGGGTTCATTCGCCCCGCGGTCGGTTCGGTGACCGTCCTCGGATTGGACTCGGCGACCGAGAGTCGCAAAATTCGGCAAGCCGTCGGGTTTATGCCCGAGCAGGATTGCCACATTCCGGGCATCAGCGCGGTGGGCTTTGTCGCCTATGCCGGAGAGCTCTCGGGCATGCCCGCCGACCAGGCGCTGCGCCGCGCCCACGAGGTGCTGGAATACTGCGGCCTCGGCGAGGCGCGCTACCGGCTGGTGGAGACCTACTCCACCGGGATGAAGCAGCGCATCAAGCTGGCGCAAGCTCTGATTCACGGGCCGAAACTCTTGTTTTTGGATGAGCCGACGAACGGCCTCGACCCGCGTGGTCGCGAAGACATGCTGGAACTTGTGCGCTCGATTTCGCACGGCAAGGATGTCAACGTGATTGTGAGCTCGCACTTGCTGCCCGACATCGAGCGCACCTGCGACCAAGTGGTCGTGGTCGCCAAGGGCGAACTCCGCGCGGAGGGATTGATTTCCGACCTGACCCGCCTGGAAGGCGCGCCGCTGGACATCGAGCTCAAGGAGGCCAGCCCCGGCTACGTGCACGCCCTGCAAGAAGCGGGGCTTCAATTCATCCACGCGCTCGGCAGCACGGTTCGAGTGCGCGGCGAAGGCCGCCCCGAGGAGACCGGTCGCCGCGTGCTGGAAATCGCCCGGAAAGCCGGTGTGCAGGTTCGCGGCTACCAGGTCGCCACACGCAGTTTGGAAGAAGCATTTTTGGAGGTCATTCGATAA